A section of the Streptomyces sp. NBC_01363 genome encodes:
- a CDS encoding class I SAM-dependent RNA methyltransferase, whose product MQNEPTSSLVGEEYEVEVGPVAHGGHCIARTSEGRVLFVRHTLPGEKVIARVTDGESDSRFLRADAVRIIEASKDRVEAPCPYAGPGKCGGCDWQHAKPGAQRRLKGEVIAEQLQRLAGLTPEEAGWDGTVMPAEGDKLPSGEVPAWRTRVQYAIDEDGKVGLRKHRSHDVEPVERCLIAAPGVTELGIEKREWPGMASVEAIAATGSHDRQVILTPRPGGRLPLVELDKPVSVMRVDERDGGVHRVHGRAFVRERADDRTYRVGSGGFWQVHPQAANTLVRAVMQGLLPRKNDMALDLYCGVGLFAGAIGQRIGEKGAVLGIESGKRAVEDARHNLKDLDRVRIEHGKVDQILPRTGITECDLIVLDPPRAGAGKQVVKHLTGLGARRIAYVACDPAALARDLAYFREGGYRVRTLRAFDLFPMTHHVECVAILEPASKGA is encoded by the coding sequence ATGCAGAACGAACCCACGTCGTCGCTGGTCGGGGAGGAGTACGAGGTCGAGGTCGGCCCCGTCGCGCACGGCGGCCACTGCATCGCCCGTACCTCGGAGGGCCGGGTCCTCTTCGTACGGCACACGCTCCCCGGCGAGAAGGTCATCGCCAGGGTCACCGACGGCGAGAGCGACTCCCGCTTCCTGCGCGCCGACGCGGTACGGATCATCGAGGCGTCCAAGGACCGCGTCGAGGCACCCTGCCCGTACGCCGGCCCCGGCAAGTGCGGCGGCTGCGACTGGCAGCACGCCAAGCCCGGCGCCCAGCGCCGGCTCAAGGGCGAAGTGATCGCCGAACAGCTCCAGCGCCTCGCGGGCCTCACCCCCGAGGAGGCGGGCTGGGACGGCACGGTCATGCCGGCCGAGGGCGACAAGCTCCCGTCGGGTGAGGTACCCGCCTGGCGCACCCGCGTCCAGTACGCCATCGACGAGGACGGCAAGGTCGGCCTCCGCAAGCACCGCTCGCACGACGTGGAGCCCGTGGAGCGCTGCCTGATCGCGGCACCCGGCGTCACGGAGCTCGGCATCGAGAAGCGGGAATGGCCCGGCATGGCCTCGGTGGAGGCCATCGCCGCCACCGGTTCCCACGACCGCCAGGTCATCCTCACCCCGAGGCCCGGCGGCCGGCTGCCCCTGGTTGAGCTCGACAAGCCCGTCTCGGTGATGCGCGTCGACGAGCGCGACGGCGGCGTCCACCGGGTCCACGGCCGCGCCTTCGTCCGCGAGCGCGCCGACGACCGCACCTACCGGGTCGGCTCCGGCGGCTTCTGGCAGGTCCACCCGCAGGCCGCCAACACCCTGGTCCGCGCCGTCATGCAGGGCCTCCTGCCCCGCAAGAACGACATGGCCCTCGACCTCTACTGCGGCGTCGGCCTGTTCGCCGGCGCCATCGGCCAGCGCATCGGCGAGAAGGGCGCGGTCCTCGGCATCGAGTCCGGCAAGCGCGCCGTCGAGGACGCCCGCCACAACCTGAAGGACCTGGACCGGGTCCGCATCGAACACGGCAAGGTCGACCAGATCCTCCCGCGCACCGGCATCACCGAGTGCGACCTGATCGTCCTCGACCCGCCCCGCGCGGGCGCCGGCAAGCAGGTTGTCAAACACCTCACGGGCCTGGGCGCGCGCCGCATCGCGTACGTCGCGTGCGACCCGGCAGCGCTGGCACGGGACCTGGCTTACTTCCGCGAGGGCGGGTACCGGGTGCGGACGCTGCGGGCGTTCGATCTGTTTCCGATGACGCATCATGTGGAGTGCGTGGCCATCCTTGAACCGGCCTCGAAGGGCGCCTGA
- a CDS encoding N-6 DNA methylase, with product MEQHDEPVTLSLAGIARLAGVGRAAVSNWRRRHSDFPEPVGGTDASPLFSLADAESWLLRHGKIDESSSGWDRLWPRIEDLGDRDGMAHLLASAGERLAIPAMNPPRGAPELSAADRRVADEVVRLALRQSPKEAFAVLLDRWHAVHVRQLIVSPRQLADTMVTLAAELRDGSAPVRRVLDPACGMGSLLAASGRRWSGQVPPPALAGVDNDAAVARLTRARLALEFPGCERHVQSGDTLLDAPLRHASRADVVLSYPPSNERSWGHEELETDPRWTYGTPPRTEPELAWVQHCLSVLEPGGVAVLVLPPGVASRRAGRRIRAGLVRTGAVRAVVALPPGSAPPHGVGLHLWLLATPREHPADEVTFVDAADCRTTALTGRGMAVDWDGLRERTVAALRGSDLPGVTRVPTAELLSDETELTPSRRTVTERSVGPVELRRAWTGWDKALMDMDDAAKAVREHEASAAVPDDFGYTFVGDLERSGALDVTPGKVLADDLIQQGAQAEDALRVVTPWAVRGEEPWVATAQAAKLEAEGQGVLTSFGDVVVVTAAGGFDVWVETAGPRLLGAHTVRLRTDPALLDPFFLAACLSAPGNDQRAGTRASSSSRVDVRRLRVLRAPATQQRRIGEVYRRLVRFQEAVADLGRHGDVLSVMLSGLMAQGRLTGE from the coding sequence ATGGAGCAGCACGATGAACCGGTCACGCTCAGCCTTGCAGGGATCGCGCGGCTTGCCGGAGTCGGTCGTGCCGCCGTGAGCAACTGGAGGCGGCGGCACAGTGACTTCCCGGAGCCGGTCGGCGGCACGGATGCCAGCCCTTTGTTCTCCCTGGCGGATGCGGAGTCCTGGCTTCTACGGCACGGCAAGATCGACGAGTCCTCCAGTGGCTGGGACCGTCTCTGGCCGCGGATCGAGGACCTCGGCGACCGGGACGGGATGGCCCATCTACTGGCCTCGGCGGGGGAGCGCCTGGCGATCCCGGCGATGAACCCGCCGCGCGGAGCCCCGGAACTCAGTGCTGCCGACCGGAGGGTGGCGGACGAGGTTGTGCGGCTGGCCCTTCGTCAGTCGCCGAAGGAAGCCTTCGCCGTGCTGCTGGATCGTTGGCACGCTGTCCACGTACGTCAGTTGATCGTCAGTCCCCGCCAACTGGCGGACACCATGGTGACTCTGGCGGCCGAACTCCGTGACGGCAGTGCGCCGGTGCGTCGGGTGCTGGACCCTGCGTGTGGAATGGGTTCGCTCCTGGCTGCGTCCGGTCGGCGATGGTCGGGACAGGTACCTCCGCCTGCGCTGGCAGGTGTCGACAACGATGCTGCTGTGGCTCGCCTGACCCGAGCCAGGTTGGCTCTGGAGTTCCCGGGCTGTGAGCGACACGTGCAGTCTGGGGACACACTGCTTGATGCCCCCCTGCGGCACGCCTCCCGCGCCGACGTGGTTCTGAGCTATCCACCGTCCAACGAACGTTCCTGGGGACACGAAGAACTGGAGACCGATCCTCGCTGGACGTATGGCACGCCACCACGGACCGAGCCTGAGCTGGCGTGGGTGCAGCACTGTCTGTCCGTGCTGGAACCTGGGGGAGTCGCAGTGCTGGTCCTACCGCCGGGTGTCGCTTCGCGCCGGGCCGGACGGCGAATCCGGGCGGGGTTGGTGCGCACCGGAGCCGTGCGAGCCGTAGTCGCGCTGCCGCCCGGGAGCGCGCCGCCGCATGGGGTGGGGTTGCACCTGTGGCTGCTGGCGACGCCCCGTGAACACCCCGCGGACGAGGTAACCTTCGTGGACGCTGCGGATTGCCGGACGACTGCGCTCACCGGTCGCGGCATGGCCGTCGACTGGGACGGTCTGCGTGAGCGTACCGTGGCGGCCCTGCGTGGCAGTGACCTACCTGGCGTCACACGGGTGCCGACCGCGGAACTGCTCAGCGACGAGACCGAGCTGACACCCTCTCGCCGTACTGTGACCGAGCGGTCCGTGGGGCCGGTGGAACTGCGCCGCGCCTGGACCGGCTGGGACAAGGCGCTGATGGACATGGACGATGCGGCCAAGGCCGTTCGCGAACACGAGGCGAGTGCCGCAGTGCCGGACGACTTCGGCTACACCTTCGTGGGTGATCTGGAGCGTTCCGGTGCTCTGGACGTGACGCCCGGCAAGGTTCTCGCTGACGATCTGATCCAGCAGGGAGCGCAAGCCGAGGATGCTCTGCGCGTCGTCACCCCATGGGCCGTACGGGGTGAGGAACCATGGGTTGCCACGGCGCAGGCCGCCAAGTTGGAGGCTGAGGGGCAGGGGGTTCTGACGTCCTTCGGCGATGTCGTGGTCGTGACCGCGGCCGGCGGATTCGACGTCTGGGTCGAGACGGCCGGACCGCGACTGCTGGGTGCCCACACAGTCCGGCTGCGGACCGACCCTGCACTGCTCGACCCGTTTTTCCTCGCCGCGTGTCTAAGCGCGCCAGGCAACGACCAGCGGGCAGGGACGCGTGCCTCCTCTTCCTCTCGGGTCGACGTACGCCGACTGCGCGTCCTGCGCGCGCCGGCGACGCAGCAGCGACGGATCGGGGAGGTCTACCGCCGACTCGTCCGGTTCCAGGAGGCGGTGGCTGACCTGGGCAGGCACGGTGATGTGCTCTCCGTCATGTTGTCGGGGCTGATGGCCCAGGGCAGGCTGACGGGGGAGTGA
- a CDS encoding serine/threonine-protein kinase, with translation MVEPWPAGKKLAGRFSRAGEGAWGGMGVVYRATDDRHVGRAVAVKFLWPRDPEAALRGYRTPTPQELRRFDRECEMHQRFGGRGVPAFVHADLSPLRPYLVTEYVDGDDLHAFLTRNRPTLSAAACVIVPLLEVLGRVHGAGVVHRDVKPANILLARRDGVVYLTDFGIALPKDPAATRYTNGRTPGTIGYMAPEIHRGERNPGPEADLYSVACIAFQMVTGRLVFEAGHSDYDLARLHCEERPPLLSDDVPGLPSEIVDITDRMLAKSPADRPPLELALKIWRPLLPSPSDPAPRPALDPDPTLPHRAPEIAAPPLSEAPPTGPRRPRVHRRPVGGPTRSALRNLCAEAEIEIERGEPDKAVDELTAMVVRAEQCLPGAVREVQGARLVVARAQLLRGETASAGRICRDVARRLADASAGTDTGELRARARLGAVQVMTAERSPVQTVADTWLELAEELASWPKPGPSHQTVEFCREVGAEVKELVLDAREGEVSPVLPEAIRKLLDRLPGPA, from the coding sequence GTGGTGGAGCCATGGCCAGCGGGGAAGAAGCTCGCGGGCAGATTCAGCCGCGCCGGCGAAGGCGCCTGGGGTGGCATGGGGGTCGTTTACCGGGCGACCGACGACAGGCATGTCGGGCGGGCGGTCGCGGTGAAGTTCCTGTGGCCTCGAGATCCGGAGGCCGCCCTGCGCGGGTACCGGACTCCCACCCCACAAGAGCTACGGCGTTTCGACCGCGAGTGCGAGATGCACCAACGCTTCGGTGGCCGGGGCGTGCCAGCGTTCGTCCACGCGGATCTCTCCCCGCTGCGCCCATACCTCGTCACCGAGTACGTCGATGGCGATGACCTGCATGCTTTTCTCACTCGGAACAGACCCACCCTGTCGGCCGCGGCGTGTGTGATCGTCCCGCTGCTGGAAGTGCTCGGGCGGGTGCACGGCGCGGGCGTGGTGCACCGAGACGTCAAGCCAGCCAACATCCTGCTGGCCCGACGCGACGGCGTCGTATACCTAACCGACTTCGGCATCGCCCTGCCGAAAGACCCGGCGGCCACCCGATACACCAACGGCCGGACGCCCGGCACTATCGGCTACATGGCTCCGGAGATCCACCGCGGCGAACGCAACCCGGGCCCGGAGGCTGACCTCTACAGTGTCGCCTGCATCGCGTTCCAGATGGTGACCGGACGGCTGGTCTTCGAGGCCGGCCACTCCGACTACGACTTGGCCCGCCTGCACTGCGAGGAGCGGCCGCCGCTGCTCAGCGACGACGTCCCCGGCCTGCCGTCCGAGATCGTGGACATCACGGACCGTATGCTCGCCAAGTCGCCCGCCGATCGGCCGCCTCTGGAACTGGCGCTTAAGATCTGGCGGCCCCTGCTGCCCTCGCCGAGCGACCCCGCTCCACGCCCCGCCCTCGACCCGGACCCGACGCTGCCCCATCGCGCCCCGGAGATCGCTGCGCCCCCGCTCTCGGAAGCACCGCCCACGGGTCCGCGCCGCCCTCGGGTGCATCGCCGACCCGTCGGCGGTCCCACCCGGTCCGCGCTCCGGAATCTGTGCGCCGAGGCCGAGATCGAAATCGAACGCGGCGAACCGGACAAGGCCGTCGACGAGCTGACCGCAATGGTGGTGCGCGCTGAGCAGTGCCTTCCTGGGGCGGTCCGCGAGGTGCAGGGCGCGCGCCTCGTCGTGGCCCGTGCTCAGCTGCTGCGCGGAGAGACTGCCTCCGCGGGCCGCATCTGCCGGGATGTCGCCAGGCGGCTCGCGGACGCATCGGCCGGCACGGATACCGGTGAACTGCGAGCACGGGCACGGCTCGGCGCGGTCCAGGTGATGACTGCGGAAAGGAGCCCGGTCCAGACGGTGGCCGACACCTGGCTAGAGCTGGCCGAGGAACTCGCGTCCTGGCCCAAGCCGGGACCATCCCACCAGACCGTGGAATTCTGCCGAGAAGTGGGAGCCGAAGTGAAGGAACTTGTTCTGGACGCGAGGGAAGGTGAAGTGTCCCCGGTGCTGCCCGAGGCAATCCGCAAGCTGCTGGATCGCCTGCCAGGGCCAGCTTGA
- a CDS encoding PD-(D/E)XK nuclease family protein yields MQLWANPPGTVGVGRLARIPVRHLRDEEPGCPMNRALSVRRDVFAAKRVPSNTPREEFPFALVQELLDQLESGAAQSIEEALERCRPTRSRCLPQHVTWSVAAAERYLDARRRDQESRNGADLPRTFRAPDEWIAFRTLDEPDKRGITDYERTVWGRQYVSDDARLRELVIPAKGNAKERLPLPELAAVASVLYYGTPARIPAFEHHSPALRHPAPPPRPERVRVYSAGLTEGRVRLLRTTETDVFADWTAEEIMDLHEQHVVPRLGRVLDSRERIAGAHCAGCKVLPECSVVPRVPALLVLPPPTRPRKRRTVSVSDLRAHHDCPARYHLTRVLKLPSSVQENEAVRRGRAVDRWLNVRHASADAPPCREVPLPAHLPGLTDDELAPALGMLRAHRARCPLDNPAATRFRPQHRVMAHDPQSDVMVIASCDLVYEERGGVVVRETKTSAFPPGGRSVLLEKHPQLALSVLLLEAGVLGGDSRRSRVELEILRPDGVSLEEFDPGDEGTVEHARTVLASYTVPWSAETRYDAVPRPGYDCTGCEALSWCATGKERAAAAG; encoded by the coding sequence GTGCAGCTCTGGGCCAACCCTCCCGGTACGGTCGGCGTCGGGCGCCTGGCCCGCATTCCGGTTCGCCATCTGCGCGACGAGGAGCCCGGTTGTCCGATGAACCGTGCTCTCAGTGTCCGTCGCGACGTGTTCGCTGCGAAACGGGTTCCGTCCAATACCCCACGCGAGGAGTTCCCGTTCGCGCTCGTGCAGGAACTGCTCGACCAACTGGAGTCCGGCGCGGCGCAGAGCATCGAAGAGGCCCTGGAACGGTGTCGCCCGACGCGGTCCCGGTGCCTGCCGCAGCACGTGACCTGGTCGGTGGCGGCCGCCGAGCGCTACCTCGACGCCCGCCGCAGGGACCAGGAAAGTCGCAACGGCGCCGATCTCCCCCGCACGTTCCGCGCCCCGGACGAATGGATCGCGTTCCGCACGCTCGATGAACCCGACAAGCGCGGCATCACCGACTACGAGCGCACTGTCTGGGGGCGGCAGTACGTCTCGGACGACGCAAGGCTGCGTGAACTCGTGATTCCCGCCAAAGGAAATGCCAAGGAGCGTCTCCCGCTGCCCGAACTCGCCGCTGTCGCCTCTGTCCTGTACTACGGGACTCCGGCCCGCATCCCTGCCTTCGAGCATCACTCCCCAGCCCTCAGACACCCGGCGCCACCGCCGCGGCCAGAACGTGTCCGGGTCTACTCCGCCGGCCTCACCGAAGGCCGGGTCCGTCTTCTGCGCACAACGGAGACCGACGTCTTCGCGGACTGGACCGCTGAAGAGATCATGGACTTGCACGAGCAGCACGTTGTGCCCCGGCTCGGCCGTGTCCTCGACAGCCGCGAACGCATCGCCGGTGCCCATTGCGCGGGTTGCAAGGTGTTACCCGAGTGCTCCGTCGTACCGCGGGTGCCCGCTCTCCTCGTGCTCCCACCTCCCACGCGGCCTCGCAAGCGGCGCACGGTATCGGTCAGCGACTTGAGAGCACACCACGACTGTCCCGCCCGCTACCACCTGACCCGCGTACTCAAGCTCCCGAGCTCCGTTCAGGAGAACGAGGCCGTGCGCAGAGGCCGGGCCGTCGACAGATGGCTCAACGTCCGGCACGCCTCGGCGGATGCCCCGCCGTGCCGCGAAGTGCCTCTGCCCGCACACCTGCCCGGCCTCACGGACGACGAGCTGGCCCCCGCCCTCGGCATGCTCCGGGCTCACCGGGCCAGGTGCCCGCTCGATAATCCGGCGGCGACGCGGTTCCGCCCGCAGCATCGAGTGATGGCCCACGACCCGCAGTCCGACGTTATGGTCATCGCCTCGTGCGATCTTGTCTACGAGGAACGCGGCGGCGTAGTCGTTCGCGAGACCAAGACCAGCGCGTTTCCACCGGGCGGCCGGTCCGTTCTGCTGGAGAAGCATCCGCAACTCGCCCTCTCGGTACTGCTTCTGGAGGCCGGCGTGCTCGGCGGCGATTCGCGACGGTCCCGCGTGGAACTGGAGATCCTGCGCCCGGACGGGGTTTCCCTTGAGGAGTTCGATCCGGGCGATGAGGGCACGGTCGAGCACGCCCGTACCGTCCTTGCCTCGTACACCGTGCCCTGGTCCGCCGAGACCCGCTACGACGCGGTGCCCCGGCCCGGTTACGACTGCACGGGCTGCGAGGCGCTGTCCTGGTGTGCCACTGGTAAAGAGCGCGCGGCTGCCGCAGGTTGA
- a CDS encoding DUF3962 domain-containing protein has protein sequence MPPVYRSARTTAWRPADALASHTAPYRVLPFPEQWRDAVLTLCNAPRVAAGKEPWKTAPTWRLEQVLQAFAPDVLALPRPFHDRDPGAPAHWLCAPADLPDPLPGPVLGTVLKHWLRDLRPEPEYRGLLKETIAELAAHPPRWETVHHELMPRDAPTDGGTARPSPHQYSLSPDWLARRILALGPYLYDGGQLTFRAMPRGPRDQGAQLVSEPIRFPGPDEKQDSWWSVTLSITLQTVPFDPLPRFNLRWSVRRWATRTSAKTGRLRLPWGASTTVLLRPRRPFLPGTPRSERFAVAALERYWDKDLGEKGEFADRWRAGGPAAMLAGLPLGEPFPDADAILTDPASWLRDDARAGILYRTAMGRHDVGPGFMAHQLSQLTAWAEGALTSELRRAPDLSLIDRGTPANIPKGDKETVEAERCAQRRLATAYALDALDGVARQGGAPVLEARLLWQSPRLRDAALASLAEHLGLKGDGGSFTAQQYDDATAGASVVHEWSAPELTVRVHCLRPLVALGDRTADSLLAPLDLPTGTHIKDAQVTAATVARRDSAAQWLAAERTTEAPALALVEIGRAASYPSRLHDPKFAMRLGFAKAGFVTQFTTVPVAGDENGKGAETASSLRHRTLSAWNDGLRQLGARTLPRLAEDDGLPDGLRHAALWMVRKNRTTRNRWAAYLPVGVMVTPDQAGTGAARVEGWDPEARSGAGAWVPYPELLLRLTTKAEVKPVLPSQRGSQDDEADTSEVQTESGTERPKRYKERERQRREAAEWLQGLRASLRTAPTVLFAEAHNARSHWTWLQDGRIERDRLQDGLAPARRLDPDLRMVRVRAGARNETPQWWGRAPEGKANGIQQGLWVPEDAAEDGRVFFSTTAKPVQFKHAAVTADKLSPRPIAQGKRKGEPTIDTGQAAWMPGLLEIAVVGCHRDDGDDPRSLALLTHVLRQPSDYDQALALPLPLHLAGLAQEYVLPTPKDDEAETGDAGAAGQSGASDDLDDAQDASPVEQPVPNLELEAPDVDAEGQLQLFEM, from the coding sequence ATGCCACCCGTCTACCGCTCCGCCCGCACCACGGCCTGGCGTCCGGCCGACGCCTTGGCCTCTCACACCGCGCCTTACCGAGTCCTGCCCTTCCCCGAGCAGTGGCGGGACGCCGTCCTGACCCTGTGCAACGCGCCCCGGGTGGCAGCGGGCAAGGAGCCGTGGAAGACAGCACCGACCTGGCGCCTGGAACAGGTCCTGCAGGCTTTCGCACCCGACGTCCTCGCGCTGCCACGCCCCTTCCACGACCGCGACCCGGGGGCGCCGGCCCACTGGCTGTGTGCGCCCGCCGACCTCCCCGACCCGCTCCCCGGCCCGGTCCTGGGCACCGTGCTCAAGCACTGGCTGCGTGACCTGCGGCCCGAGCCCGAGTACCGCGGCCTGCTGAAGGAGACCATCGCAGAACTGGCCGCCCATCCGCCGCGCTGGGAGACCGTCCACCATGAACTCATGCCGCGTGACGCCCCGACCGATGGCGGCACCGCACGTCCGTCACCGCACCAGTACAGCCTCAGCCCCGACTGGCTGGCCCGCCGGATCCTCGCCCTGGGCCCATACCTGTACGACGGTGGGCAGCTCACGTTCCGGGCCATGCCACGTGGACCGCGTGACCAGGGTGCCCAACTCGTCTCCGAGCCGATCCGGTTCCCCGGGCCGGACGAGAAGCAGGACTCCTGGTGGTCGGTGACGCTGTCGATCACGCTTCAGACCGTGCCGTTCGACCCGCTGCCGCGCTTCAACCTCCGCTGGTCGGTTCGCCGCTGGGCCACTCGTACCAGCGCCAAGACGGGCCGCTTGCGCCTCCCGTGGGGTGCGAGCACCACCGTCCTGCTGCGTCCGCGCAGGCCGTTCCTGCCGGGCACCCCCCGCAGCGAGCGGTTCGCCGTCGCCGCTCTGGAGCGCTACTGGGACAAGGACCTGGGCGAGAAGGGCGAGTTCGCCGACCGGTGGCGCGCGGGCGGCCCCGCAGCGATGCTCGCCGGGCTGCCCCTGGGCGAGCCCTTCCCGGACGCCGACGCGATTTTGACCGACCCCGCGTCCTGGCTGCGCGACGACGCCCGAGCCGGCATTCTGTACCGCACCGCGATGGGCCGGCATGATGTGGGCCCCGGCTTCATGGCACACCAGCTCTCGCAGCTCACAGCCTGGGCGGAAGGCGCCCTCACGTCCGAACTGCGCCGCGCCCCGGACCTCTCGCTGATCGACCGGGGCACACCCGCGAACATCCCCAAGGGCGACAAGGAGACGGTCGAAGCGGAACGGTGCGCTCAGCGCCGGCTGGCGACGGCCTACGCGCTGGACGCTCTCGACGGCGTGGCGCGCCAGGGCGGCGCTCCCGTGCTTGAGGCACGGCTGCTGTGGCAGTCGCCGCGGCTGCGCGACGCCGCCTTGGCCTCCCTCGCCGAGCATCTGGGTCTCAAGGGCGACGGCGGGTCCTTCACCGCACAGCAGTACGACGACGCCACGGCCGGCGCATCGGTCGTGCACGAATGGTCCGCTCCGGAGCTGACCGTGAGGGTCCACTGCCTGCGCCCGCTCGTCGCGCTCGGTGACCGTACCGCCGACAGCCTCCTTGCCCCCCTCGACCTGCCCACCGGCACTCATATCAAGGACGCCCAGGTGACCGCCGCGACAGTGGCCCGCCGCGACAGTGCCGCACAGTGGCTGGCCGCGGAACGCACCACCGAAGCTCCGGCCCTCGCCCTCGTGGAGATCGGCCGCGCTGCGTCCTATCCGAGCAGACTGCACGACCCGAAGTTCGCCATGCGACTCGGCTTCGCCAAGGCGGGCTTCGTCACACAGTTCACCACGGTGCCCGTAGCGGGCGACGAGAACGGCAAGGGGGCGGAGACAGCGTCCAGCCTGAGGCACCGCACGCTCAGTGCCTGGAACGACGGCCTGCGGCAGCTCGGCGCGCGCACTCTCCCCCGGCTCGCCGAGGACGATGGACTGCCCGACGGACTGCGGCATGCCGCACTGTGGATGGTCCGCAAGAACCGTACGACCCGGAATCGCTGGGCTGCGTACCTCCCGGTCGGCGTCATGGTCACCCCCGATCAGGCCGGCACCGGCGCGGCCCGCGTCGAAGGCTGGGACCCCGAGGCGCGCTCCGGCGCCGGCGCCTGGGTCCCCTACCCCGAACTCCTGCTGAGGCTGACCACAAAAGCTGAGGTCAAGCCCGTTCTGCCTAGCCAGCGTGGCTCACAGGACGACGAGGCCGACACCTCGGAGGTGCAGACGGAAAGTGGAACCGAGCGCCCGAAACGCTACAAAGAACGCGAACGGCAGCGCCGTGAGGCCGCCGAGTGGCTCCAGGGCCTGCGTGCCTCCCTGCGCACCGCACCAACCGTCTTGTTCGCTGAGGCCCACAACGCCCGCTCGCACTGGACCTGGCTCCAGGACGGCCGGATCGAACGGGATCGACTGCAGGACGGCCTCGCTCCCGCTCGTCGCCTCGACCCCGACCTGCGGATGGTCCGGGTCCGCGCAGGCGCCCGGAACGAGACTCCGCAGTGGTGGGGGAGAGCCCCGGAGGGCAAGGCGAACGGCATCCAACAGGGCTTGTGGGTGCCAGAGGATGCCGCTGAAGACGGCCGCGTGTTCTTCAGTACGACGGCCAAGCCCGTGCAGTTCAAGCACGCGGCGGTGACCGCCGACAAGCTCTCGCCCCGGCCGATCGCTCAGGGCAAGCGCAAGGGTGAACCCACCATCGACACCGGCCAGGCGGCCTGGATGCCGGGGCTGCTGGAGATCGCCGTCGTCGGTTGCCATCGGGACGACGGCGACGACCCGAGATCCCTCGCGCTTCTCACCCATGTTCTGCGCCAGCCCTCGGACTACGACCAGGCCCTTGCCCTGCCTCTGCCACTCCACCTGGCCGGTCTGGCGCAGGAGTACGTCCTGCCGACACCGAAGGACGACGAGGCGGAAACGGGAGACGCAGGGGCCGCGGGCCAATCCGGTGCTTCGGACGATTTGGATGACGCGCAGGACGCATCGCCGGTGGAACAGCCTGTGCCGAACTTGGAGTTGGAGGCACCCGACGTCGACGCTGAAGGGCAGCTGCAACTGTTCGAGATGTAG